The stretch of DNA CCCCGTTGTTCGGTCTGTACGACACCGACGACCGCGAAAAAACACGGTTCTGCTCCATCGGCCCCGCCttgcgccgctgcgccgccgcgccgctctgACCCTTCATGTAGTTGTCGAAGCCCGTGATGATGttgccggcgggcgtgctgTCCAGGTACGCCGCCTCCTTGTTCGCGATGCTGTCCTCGACCGTCGCCTGGGCGCGCCCGTGATCAGCACAACAACGTCATTTCCCCATCGTTTACAGATTCCAAAAGGAGCCTTACGAGCTTTCTCTCCTGGGCCCTGCGACGCTCCACCAGCTCTCGCACCCTCGCCTGGGCCTTTTTGTATTCTGCCATGGTGGATGGCGTGttcccggcgccggcgcctttGTTGTCTGCCATCGATTGGGATATCGCTGCGGCGGACGATGGGCTGCGCGTCGATCGAAACTCGGTCTGATGGGTGGCCGCGGGCTCGGAGCGCGCGACGTCGTTGGGCGTGGCCGAGTCGTTGTTGATGTCGGAGCCAGATTTGGCGGagtgctcgacgacgctgtcGCCTGGCTTGAGGCGGGCGACCGGCATTGGTGGGGCCCCACGTCAACCACCATCTACATTTACCTCGTACCTACGTAGTTACTTAGTATCTTATAAGGACAGAAAAGAGGTTTTCATTTGCAGGAAAGATTTGCCGTATAACCCTCATTGACCCCATGGTCATTTCTGGGCTTGAAGCAATGCCAGGTGGTCGAAATATGCGAGGAGCAAAAGCAGGGCAACAGTCAGAAGCCAACCTCGAAACCATGAGAGCCGGGGCTGGAGGAGCAGTAGCGGAGCGTTCAGGCTGTCCACAAAATCGTGAACCTTCTTGGCCTTCCCGATACGCTGTCATCATCACTTCTATGCACCCTCACTCCATGGATTTACAGTGAGTCAACACCCTCACCTTGCCCGTGGCAGATGACACACGCCCTAGACATCGTTGCCCGAGTGAATAGCTGTCTGTCGACTTGGCTTGATTGCTATTCTACATGAATGCTAGCTCGGTTGTCATACTTCATACATGATGTAGCAATGGGTGTATCCCGCTTCCCGTCCCCATCCCTACGCCGCGTGCGCCCTACCAAAACAGTTGCAGGCTGGTAGCCCGGGTCAGATCGGGGCATAAACTTGCAAGTACGTAGTGCAGTTAGCCCTGCGCCGCGTGAATCAGACCGTGTCCTCTTCCTTGCTCTTCTTGTGTTGCAAGAGGCTCTTCTCTCGCAAGAGCTTGTCTTTCAGCAACGTCTGGTCGATTTGGGCTCGGTTGAGCTGAGACGCCCCGTAGGTCAGTGCTGTGCCGTCGAGATGCAAACCTCTCCAGCGGTCTCAAGAGGAGCCACCCACCTCGTGGTCTTTCTCAATGGATGACATCGGTTTGCGATGGGCCGTGCCTCGTTTATCTTCCAAAACATCAGCTGAGCTCCCGCGAACTCTGACGGGTGAAGATTCGGATGAACTGTTACGCCTCCGGCCATGTCTGCCTCTGTTTCCGCGGGCCCAGCGGTCTCCGCCTCGGGTATTTCCACCGCGTCGACCCTGCCCGCGGGGAGAGCGGCCATCGTCCGAATAACGGCTGGAGCTGCGCTCCCGGCGACGTTGACCACTTCCGTCTTTCCCATGACGGCTGCGTGAAGAGGACCGCCTGTCTATACTACGACttcggctgcggctgcggctaCGAGAACGGCTGCGATCGCTGCTGTAGCTTCGACTGCGGCTATCGCGACGGGAtcgactgcgactgcgagAAACACTTCGTCTGCGACTGCGGCTGCGGGAGTCAGACCTCGTGCTTATGGAACGCGACGAGGAatgacggcgtcgtccaCGCTCCACCGGAGCGCTGGACGAGGGAGACCGCCGCCTTCG from Purpureocillium takamizusanense chromosome 6, complete sequence encodes:
- a CDS encoding uncharacterized protein (BUSCO:EOG092658WS~COG:K~EggNog:ENOG503P6CC), whose protein sequence is MPVARLKPGDSVVEHSAKSGSDINNDSATPNDVARSEPAATHQTEFRSTRSPSSAAAISQSMADNKGAGAGNTPSTMAEYKKAQARVRELVERRRAQERKLATVEDSIANKEAAYLDSTPAGNIITGFDNYMKGQSGAAAQRRKAGPMEQNRVFSRSSVSYRPNNGDSTPGSTPASHAPTPVSASFRDSGSAHPTPSSGTGKNSKSKKKEKETEESEGDSQMGKKRTNFGASRK